A segment of the Candidatus Protochlamydia naegleriophila genome:
ATAGCCAAGTTTTTGAAAACGCTCTTGAGCCATATAGGCTAATGAAGGCAGCCGCTCGATTGTATAGACTTCAGCAGCGATACGGGATAGAATGGCAGCCGCATAGCCCGAACCAGTGCCTATTTCCAAAACTTTTGAGGTTGCATTCAGTTGCGCGGTTTGAGTCATTAAAGCCACGATATAGGGCTGACTGATGGTTTGCCCTTCGCCAATGGCTAAAGGGGTATCAGCGTAAGCATAAGACTTTAATCGGTCTGGAACAAAGAAATGACGGGGCACCGTCTTAAAACTCTCTAGAACAAGCGAATTGGTGATGCCCCGCACCACCAATTGCTCATCAATCATTTTTTGCCTTTTGAAGGCTGTATCATGATCATCTAGTGTCATGACAATTATTGATCGTCAGAAATGGACTCAACTTTTTTATCGCTCTCATCACCTTCAGGCAAAATATCAGTAATTGCTGCCTTATAAAATTCCAATTTAGCACCATCATACATCTTGACGATAACTGTCTGATCGCCAACGCGCACAACTGTTCCAATGATGCCCATGGCAACGACCCGATCCCCTTTTTTAAGGCCTGATCTTTGATCTTCGAGCGCCTTACGCCTTTTTTGCTCTGGTCTCCATAAAATGACATAGAAAAATAAAAAGGCGATTCCAATCATGACGAGCGTTTGCCAAAAACTCTGGTCTGGTGGAGGAATCCCCTCTTCGCCTTCGGCAAATAAGCGGCCATGCGCCATTAAACTCAATGTAGCCAATAAACCATATAATTTTACTTTCATTTTTTCCTCTTTTCGATCTTTACATATTACTAGCCCCCTTCGCACTCTAAACGTGCAAACAGGCTTTTTCTTTGAGTGGTTGCGAATCTCGCTATAGGCAAGGTTCGACGATTTTGACTCAAGATAATATAGATAATCCGAGTCTCTCTGCTATTAAATAGATCAAATCATTCGCATTCAAATCTCATTCAAGGCGCGCACCACAGCTCATTCGTCTTTGTTGCATACTATAACTGAGTGAATAATTAAGGAGAACACCTCCATCAATTAACAAATGGCAGTTTGATTATTCAAAAACAATTCTTCATATATTAACATGTCAAAACGACAATGTTTTCAACATGGACCGTTTGTGGAAATTGATCCACTGGCTGTACAGCTTGCAAGCGATATCCCCC
Coding sequences within it:
- a CDS encoding protein-L-isoaspartate(D-aspartate) O-methyltransferase; protein product: MTLDDHDTAFKRQKMIDEQLVVRGITNSLVLESFKTVPRHFFVPDRLKSYAYADTPLAIGEGQTISQPYIVALMTQTAQLNATSKVLEIGTGSGYAAAILSRIAAEVYTIERLPSLAYMAQERFQKLGYMNIVTRIGDGTMGWEECKPFDAILVTAGAPVATESLLSQLNVHGRLVIPVGDLVMQELRCYQKVDDRSFKLEVIERVRFVPLIGSEGWDERLGTRG
- the yajC gene encoding preprotein translocase subunit YajC; the encoded protein is MKVKLYGLLATLSLMAHGRLFAEGEEGIPPPDQSFWQTLVMIGIAFLFFYVILWRPEQKRRKALEDQRSGLKKGDRVVAMGIIGTVVRVGDQTVIVKMYDGAKLEFYKAAITDILPEGDESDKKVESISDDQ